A genome region from Salvia splendens isolate huo1 chromosome 19, SspV2, whole genome shotgun sequence includes the following:
- the LOC121780346 gene encoding pectin acetylesterase 12-like isoform X1 — MGKMVEFGVVLCVLFVLSKWGAESSELDAFFSRNSSSDVSFLESMSRLESVYGAAAAAVPPDALMVGLSLIQGAAAKGAVCLDGTPPGYHLHPGFGTGADSWLIQLEGGGWCNNLRSCIYRKTTHRGSSTLFEKQIPFTGILSNKAEENPDFFNWNRVKIRYCDGGSFAGDSENKQAGLQFRGKRIWLAVIEDLMSKGMQNVNQALLSGCSAGGLASILHCDGFQGLFPVSTKVKCLSDAGLFMDATDVSGGHTLRSFFAGVVSLQGIEENLPSTCTDHLDPTSCFFPQNLIASIKTPLFILNAAYDSWQVQESLAPSTADPQGSWHDCKMNNERCSASQIQFLQDFRNRMLSAVQSFSESSQNGLFLNSCFAHCQSERQDTWFAYDSPTVNNRRVALAVGDWYFDRATIQAVDCAYPCDTTCHNLEEIHPAIAASNGIDLGRSKVIPHQMSFSVFILLYLL; from the exons ATGGGGAAGATGGTGGAATTTGGAGTTGTACTGTGTGTTCTGTTTGTTTTGAGTAAATGGGGAGCTGAAAGTTCCGAACTTGATGCGTTTTTCAGTAGGAATAGCAGCTCAGATGTATCGTTCTTGGAGTCTATGTCTCGTTTGGAGTCTGTTTATGgtgcggctgctgctgctgttccTCCAGATGCTCTCATGGTGGGCCTCTCTCTTATTCAGGGAGCTGCTGCTAAAGGAGCTG TATGTTTGGATGGCACGCCACCAGGCTATCACTTGCATCCTGGGTTTGGGACGGGAGCAGATAGTTGGCTCATCCAGCTAGAG GGTGGAGGCTGGTGCAACAACTTAAGATCATGTATTTACCGCAAAACAACACATCGTGGATCATCTACATTATTCGAGAAGCAAATTCCATTTACCGGGATACTCAGTAACAAGGCTGAAGAAAATCCCG ACTTTTTTAACTGGAATAGAGTAAAGATTCGCTACTGTGATGGGGGTTCTTTCGCTGGGGACAGTGAGAATAAG CAAGCAGGTTTGCAGTTTAGGGGGAAACGCATATGGCTGGCTGTAATTGAAGATCTGATGTCAAAGGGAATGCAAAATGTGAATCAA GCTCTTCTTTCTGGTTGCTCCGCTGGTGGTTTAGCTTCTATATTGCATTGTGATGGATTTCAAGGTTTATTTCCTGTAAGCACTAAAGTGAAGTGCCTGAGTGATGCCGGATTATTCATGGACGC TACCGATGTATCTGGTGGACACACACTGAGAAGTTTCTTTGCTGGCGTCGTTAGCTTGCAG GGCATtgaagaaaatctgccaagcaCTTGCACCGACCACTTGGATCCTACTTCG TGCTTCTTCCCTCAGAATCTGATTGCCAGCATTAAGACCCCTTTGTTTATTCTTAATGCTGCCTATGATTCATGGCAG GTCCAAGAAAGCTTGGCTCCTTCAACTGCTGATCCTCAAGGCAGCTGGCATGATTGTAAAATGAATAACGAACGATGCTCCGCATCACAGATCCAATTTCTACAGG ATTTTAGGAATCGTATGCTGAGTGCAGTCCAAAGCTTTTCAGAATCGAGTCAGAACGGGTTATTTTTAAATTCTTGTTTCGCGCACTGCCAGTCAGAAAGGCAGGATACTTGGTTTGCTTACGATTCTCCCACAGTTAACAACAGG CGCGTTGCGCTAGCTGTTGGAGATTGGTACTTCGATCGAGCTACTATCCAGGCTGTCGACTGTGCGTACCCGTGCGATACAACCTGTCACAATCTG GAAGAGATTCATCCAGCTATTGCAGCCTCAAATGGAATCGATTTGGGAAGAAGCAAGGTGATCCCACATCAGATGAGTTTTTCTGTATTCATCTTATTGTACCTACTCTAG
- the LOC121780346 gene encoding pectin acetylesterase 10-like isoform X2 encodes MGKMVEFGVVLCVLFVLSKWGAESSELDAFFSRNSSSDVSFLESMSRLESVYGAAAAAVPPDALMVGLSLIQGAAAKGAVCLDGTPPGYHLHPGFGTGADSWLIQLEGGGWCNNLRSCIYRKTTHRGSSTLFEKQIPFTGILSNKAEENPDFFNWNRVKIRYCDGGSFAGDSENKQAGLQFRGKRIWLAVIEDLMSKGMQNALLSGCSAGGLASILHCDGFQGLFPVSTKVKCLSDAGLFMDATDVSGGHTLRSFFAGVVSLQGIEENLPSTCTDHLDPTSCFFPQNLIASIKTPLFILNAAYDSWQVQESLAPSTADPQGSWHDCKMNNERCSASQIQFLQDFRNRMLSAVQSFSESSQNGLFLNSCFAHCQSERQDTWFAYDSPTVNNRRVALAVGDWYFDRATIQAVDCAYPCDTTCHNLEEIHPAIAASNGIDLGRSKVIPHQMSFSVFILLYLL; translated from the exons ATGGGGAAGATGGTGGAATTTGGAGTTGTACTGTGTGTTCTGTTTGTTTTGAGTAAATGGGGAGCTGAAAGTTCCGAACTTGATGCGTTTTTCAGTAGGAATAGCAGCTCAGATGTATCGTTCTTGGAGTCTATGTCTCGTTTGGAGTCTGTTTATGgtgcggctgctgctgctgttccTCCAGATGCTCTCATGGTGGGCCTCTCTCTTATTCAGGGAGCTGCTGCTAAAGGAGCTG TATGTTTGGATGGCACGCCACCAGGCTATCACTTGCATCCTGGGTTTGGGACGGGAGCAGATAGTTGGCTCATCCAGCTAGAG GGTGGAGGCTGGTGCAACAACTTAAGATCATGTATTTACCGCAAAACAACACATCGTGGATCATCTACATTATTCGAGAAGCAAATTCCATTTACCGGGATACTCAGTAACAAGGCTGAAGAAAATCCCG ACTTTTTTAACTGGAATAGAGTAAAGATTCGCTACTGTGATGGGGGTTCTTTCGCTGGGGACAGTGAGAATAAG CAAGCAGGTTTGCAGTTTAGGGGGAAACGCATATGGCTGGCTGTAATTGAAGATCTGATGTCAAAGGGAATGCAAAAT GCTCTTCTTTCTGGTTGCTCCGCTGGTGGTTTAGCTTCTATATTGCATTGTGATGGATTTCAAGGTTTATTTCCTGTAAGCACTAAAGTGAAGTGCCTGAGTGATGCCGGATTATTCATGGACGC TACCGATGTATCTGGTGGACACACACTGAGAAGTTTCTTTGCTGGCGTCGTTAGCTTGCAG GGCATtgaagaaaatctgccaagcaCTTGCACCGACCACTTGGATCCTACTTCG TGCTTCTTCCCTCAGAATCTGATTGCCAGCATTAAGACCCCTTTGTTTATTCTTAATGCTGCCTATGATTCATGGCAG GTCCAAGAAAGCTTGGCTCCTTCAACTGCTGATCCTCAAGGCAGCTGGCATGATTGTAAAATGAATAACGAACGATGCTCCGCATCACAGATCCAATTTCTACAGG ATTTTAGGAATCGTATGCTGAGTGCAGTCCAAAGCTTTTCAGAATCGAGTCAGAACGGGTTATTTTTAAATTCTTGTTTCGCGCACTGCCAGTCAGAAAGGCAGGATACTTGGTTTGCTTACGATTCTCCCACAGTTAACAACAGG CGCGTTGCGCTAGCTGTTGGAGATTGGTACTTCGATCGAGCTACTATCCAGGCTGTCGACTGTGCGTACCCGTGCGATACAACCTGTCACAATCTG GAAGAGATTCATCCAGCTATTGCAGCCTCAAATGGAATCGATTTGGGAAGAAGCAAGGTGATCCCACATCAGATGAGTTTTTCTGTATTCATCTTATTGTACCTACTCTAG
- the LOC121780346 gene encoding pectin acetylesterase 2-like isoform X3: protein MGKMVEFGVVLCVLFVLSKWGAESSELDAFFSRNSSSDVSFLESMSRLESVYGAAAAAVPPDALMVGLSLIQGAAAKGAVCLDGTPPGYHLHPGFGTGADSWLIQLEGGGWCNNLRSCIYRKTTHRGSSTLFEKQIPFTGILSNKAEENPDFFNWNRVKIRYCDGGSFAGDSENKQAGLQFRGKRIWLAVIEDLMSKGMQNVNQALLSGCSAGGLASILHCDGFQGLFPVSTKVKCLSDAGLFMDATDVSGGHTLRSFFAGVVSLQGIEENLPSTCTDHLDPTSCFFPQNLIASIKTPLFILNAAYDSWQVQESLAPSTADPQGSWHDCKMNNERCSASQIQFLQDFRNRMLSAVQSFSESSQNGLFLNSCFAHCQSERQDTWFAYDSPTVNNRL, encoded by the exons ATGGGGAAGATGGTGGAATTTGGAGTTGTACTGTGTGTTCTGTTTGTTTTGAGTAAATGGGGAGCTGAAAGTTCCGAACTTGATGCGTTTTTCAGTAGGAATAGCAGCTCAGATGTATCGTTCTTGGAGTCTATGTCTCGTTTGGAGTCTGTTTATGgtgcggctgctgctgctgttccTCCAGATGCTCTCATGGTGGGCCTCTCTCTTATTCAGGGAGCTGCTGCTAAAGGAGCTG TATGTTTGGATGGCACGCCACCAGGCTATCACTTGCATCCTGGGTTTGGGACGGGAGCAGATAGTTGGCTCATCCAGCTAGAG GGTGGAGGCTGGTGCAACAACTTAAGATCATGTATTTACCGCAAAACAACACATCGTGGATCATCTACATTATTCGAGAAGCAAATTCCATTTACCGGGATACTCAGTAACAAGGCTGAAGAAAATCCCG ACTTTTTTAACTGGAATAGAGTAAAGATTCGCTACTGTGATGGGGGTTCTTTCGCTGGGGACAGTGAGAATAAG CAAGCAGGTTTGCAGTTTAGGGGGAAACGCATATGGCTGGCTGTAATTGAAGATCTGATGTCAAAGGGAATGCAAAATGTGAATCAA GCTCTTCTTTCTGGTTGCTCCGCTGGTGGTTTAGCTTCTATATTGCATTGTGATGGATTTCAAGGTTTATTTCCTGTAAGCACTAAAGTGAAGTGCCTGAGTGATGCCGGATTATTCATGGACGC TACCGATGTATCTGGTGGACACACACTGAGAAGTTTCTTTGCTGGCGTCGTTAGCTTGCAG GGCATtgaagaaaatctgccaagcaCTTGCACCGACCACTTGGATCCTACTTCG TGCTTCTTCCCTCAGAATCTGATTGCCAGCATTAAGACCCCTTTGTTTATTCTTAATGCTGCCTATGATTCATGGCAG GTCCAAGAAAGCTTGGCTCCTTCAACTGCTGATCCTCAAGGCAGCTGGCATGATTGTAAAATGAATAACGAACGATGCTCCGCATCACAGATCCAATTTCTACAGG ATTTTAGGAATCGTATGCTGAGTGCAGTCCAAAGCTTTTCAGAATCGAGTCAGAACGGGTTATTTTTAAATTCTTGTTTCGCGCACTGCCAGTCAGAAAGGCAGGATACTTGGTTTGCTTACGATTCTCCCACAGTTAACAACAGG TTGTGA
- the LOC121778577 gene encoding NADH dehydrogenase [ubiquinone] 1 beta subcomplex subunit 8, mitochondrial-like, translated as MCKIKQCSSNHRFALPESPICFTRITDFITHQITVPSKSKMAARLSHVASRIMGGNGVVSRSTASSLRQRSGMGLPVGKHIVPNKPLPVNDELVWDNGTPFPEPCIDRIADTVGKYEALAWLCGGLGFFASLGLLVVWNDKASTIPFTPKVYPYDNLRVELGGEP; from the exons ATGTGTAAAATTAAACAGTGTTCATCAAATCACCGATTTGCTTTACCAGAATCACCGATTTGCTTTACCAGAATCACCGATTTCATCACTCACCAAATCACAGTTCCATCAAAATCGAAGATGGCAGCAAGGTTGAGCCACGTAGCATCACGGATCATGGGTGGTAACGGCGTCGTTTCGCGTTCCACGGCTTCATCTCTCCGCCAGCGCTCCGGCATGGGCCTCCCCGTCGGAAAGCACATCGTCCCCAATAAACCG CTTCCAGTAAACGATGAACTTGTGTGGGATAACGGGACTCCCTTTCCCGAACCTTGTATTGACCGGATTGCTGATACTGTTGGGAAG TACGAAGCATTGGCTTGGTTGTGCGGTGGATTGGGATTTTTCGCGTCTCTAGGGCTTTTAGTGGTGTGGAATGACAAAGCTTCTACAATACCATTT ACACCCAAGGTGTACCCCTATGACAACTTAAGAGTGGAGCTAGGTGGAGAACCCTAG